The genomic stretch TAATTTTCAcatgacaaacattgtaggagatagggtctagggaaccccaattttgactagttgactttctctagtcaaccaccatgaaccatcttgcaaaccTGACAgtctcttgatatttgggactcatggaggatcatatatgtgtaatatgatgtaatatgaagtatcccttgaaatatttgatcaaatgttgaagaaacttgctgagaaagtcacacaagatacctatatgaattagggtttccaaggcaaacaaacttcaaactcttgatgaattcttgataaaaatgatatgtaaaaaTCATGGGGACATATGATGTATAGAGCCAATgtaaaccatctcttgattgatctccttgcattgagggtcttaaaccctagatatgagttTGATGAGGCCTTGGTGaacatacacactacctacaaaagaagtaaactatacatagacaagattttggcattttggttagtaaaataataaaaaacaaagtatgatacaattaaatgtgcttggtgatctctcccaatgcaaacccaatgaatgagaggtaaggaggatgttaaggtgtgatcccaaagctaatgcatatgatgagatgccataagggatcttagggccaaaattgggtTCATACACCTTATCCCACACCTAATATGATCGTTTACAAGAGAGAAAATACGGTAACACCGTTTTAGAGATTGTTGATAACAACCATGTGAACAACGTTTGGTCTTGCACTATCCAAGTTTCATAGTCTGCTGAGATAATGATTTGAAGACGATATTCGTTTGTTTTAAACATAGAAGGAATATTAGGATATCACCTTCCACCTGTTGATTCCACAACAAATAGTTGTCTTCTTGCAGCTTGATAGAAAGCTCGAGACCAAACGATGGAAAATAAGTCGAGCTTCTAAAAACTGAAGCCATGTCATGTGAATTGATTCGATTCTTGGACAATGGTGACGATTCATCAATTTCTGCCATTGATGAGCTTCAAGATGCACAAACAGAGCAAGGAGAAGAAGTGAGTAGACTAATAGAAGAAAGGAAGATCAAAATGCGATTCATACCATTTTAGAATGGTTATATAGCTTTGATGAGTTGAATCTCTTATTCATTCTCATTGTTAATAGATTCGAAActtaaatattaaatattaaatagGAATGAAAAAACTATAtataaaattggttgaaattgaTTGGATTATAAAAATTCTAACTACCACAACCACTTCTAATTAATTCTAACCACCTTTCTAATAATAGAATTTAGCCTAACACGCCACTTAAACTAATACTTGTAATAACAATTGAATACAAATGAAAAGAGAATAGCATATACACAAAGATTATGATGCTAATTCTCACCTAAGTTTAAAACTAAAAGAAGTAACTGTTTATAAACTAATTCTGTAACTGCAACAAACTAATCTAGCAAAAAAAATTTAGTATCTAATGATAAGGGATACAAATATTATACTTctaacatttaaaaaaaaatcgtGACCAAAAACCTTGTAGTCCAAGAAAAATATATACTTGTAATTGTTGAGATGCTTCTTAATGATGTAAGTCATGAGTCATGATCTCCTAGTCAAGCAGGCGTCAGTGGGTCAACACAAACACGTTTATGTTCTTGTTTTTTAGCAGAGATCTAtgtttctttcttttctctctcgctctctctctcaAACTAAACAACATACGCCATACATTAttcaccttcttcttcttctcaaaTCTCACTTCCTCATAAAATTAACACAAAAAAAACACATAACAAACCTTTCCTTCAACAACAAAACTACTAACCCTTTTGTGTCTGTTTCTATTTCATGGGCTGTTCTTGGAATTGGGAACCAATCCTTAGATGAGCAGCAGCCACCACCGCCGTATGGACAAATCCCATACCTTTCTTCACAGTTTTCTCAAACACTTCAAATTCGGTTCCACTGCAGGTACTTATAATCCACAACACTCAGTTTTGTTTTTATGGTTCATGAATTAAATTGTCTCATAAAATAAAAGCATGTTTTGTTCTTAATTGCTTCTGGATTTTGTGTTTAATATAATCAGACCAAAACGATGAAGCTGAGATACAAAGAATGGCTTCACGAGAACAGAAGATATTTTCATATGAAACCCTTGTTTCTGCCACCAAGAATTTTGATTCTAAATTAGGTGAAGGAGGTTTTGGACCTGTCTACAAGGTAAATTTATAATGCTTCTTATCTATTGTTGCTTTGAAAGCACTTATTGGATATATTAATATATATGTTTTTTTATGAGATTATAGGGGAAATTGAGTGATGGTAGAGAAATTGCGGTGAAGAAATTATCACAGACATCAAATCAAGGGAAGAAGGAGTTCATGAATGAGGCAAAGTTGTTAGCTCGTGTGCAGCATAGGAATGTGGTGGATTTGTTGGGTTATTGTGTTCATGGCACAGAGAAGCTACTTGTTTATGAGTATCTTCCCCATGAGAGCCTTGACAAGTTTCTATTCAGTAAGTGCTTTTATTTTTAAGCACTTTTTTTTTATGTTTCACTTTCACACATTATTTCTAAGATGATGTGGTATTAATTCAAATGTAATAATCTGAAACTCGATTAAGATGATTATTTGAAGTGTGTGAATGAGTTTTCCATTTGAGTCTTCCACCTAACATTGATATGGTCCAGCTGGGCAATTAATGTGATATTTGCGCGTACCTTTGCTTGGAAAGAATCAAAACTCTTTTACTTACTAAATCATTTTCTAATCTCGTAGTTAAAAGAATTTTGATTCTTATATTATGATCAAACATAATATGAAGTCTAAAACaaatattaaaatttatttatttatttttccaatataataaaaaatatttgattATTAGAAAACGTCTTAagatatttttatgattaaaattTGTTAAGATCGgttataaaatttatatttaattcATTTCAGAAATTAAATATGAAGTTTTCTTTGTCAACTTTTTTATATTATGTTGAATAAATTAAAATCTTTTATATAACTAAGCATTACATATTAACACATGTAAAATATAAAAGAACTAAAAAAATCATTAACTGTATTATGTAATATGTAAtatgaaaacaataaagaaaaaCGGGTTATAGCTATAACTTTATGTGTTTTTCACTTATAACTTTATGATGATCTGAAATTCTACCAAGCAACCAACCACCTTCCTTTACTTTTCTTCAAAACATAAAAAATTGTTTGTTTGTACTGACGGTGGAATTCTAAGACTTGTACTATAGTAGGTTGTAACTATGAAAGTGACTGCACttttgtttgaccttgacttATTCATTCATATTGCTGAATCAAGTACATTGATATGCATAACATAATGTTGGCAATCAAACATCTGATCTCATCCAATTCATCATACTACAAAATTGTATGACGTCTTCTGCTGCAACAACTCAACACACCACTTACTCATATGATTAcgtttattttttaaaattattatatATGTTGACGTGTCAAATTCACTCTCTGTGCTTCATAACAAGTATAAATTATTTTGATGAATGCAGAACCTGATAAGAGAGAGCAGCTTGATTGGAAACGTAGGTTTGGAATAATCACTGGCGTGGCGAAGGGGTTACTCTATCTCCACGAAGATGCGCACCAGTGCATAATCCATCGTGACATTAAGGCAAGTAACGTATTGCTTGCTGACAAATGGGTGCCCAAGATTGCAGATTTCGGTATGGCGCGTCTCTTCCCTGAAGATCAAAGCCAAGTCAATACACGTGTCGCCGGAACAAAGTATGTAATCTATACATTTTTCAGTAATATTACTATGTATTGCTAGAGTCCTAATTCTCATATTTAAAACTAAAAATACTTTAGAATTATGCAGTGGATATATGGCGCCAGAATATATGATGCACGGAAGACTCTCTGTCAAGGCCGACGTGTTTAGCTATGGAGTTTTGGTACTAGAGTTGATCACTGGCCAAAGAAACTCTTCCTTTAATTTGGATGTGGAGGAGCATAACCTCTTCGATTGGGTATGATTCTTACATTTTTTACATCATGCATTTTATATGTATCAGACGCATTGCACGCTCTCAAAGATGATTCTGCCTATCATTAAAAATCAAAAGACTTTGTATATAATAATATCTATCATTTCTCGTTACTTATAGGCATACAAGATGTACAAGAAAGGAAAGTGCTTAGAAATTGTAGATACTACATTAGTATCTACGGCTATAACAGAACAAGTAGCTATGTGTATTCAACTAGGTCTTCTATGCATCCAAGGAGATCCACAACTTCGTCCAACAATGAGACGCGTGGTGGTGATTCTTTCGAGGAAACCACCGCATAACCACATGGAAGAACCAACAAGACCAGGAATACCGGGTAGCAGATATAGAAGACCTCCTGGACACTCTGGTTTGTCTTCCACAATTGGCAGTACCTCTGGTGGTGTTTCTTATTCTCAGTCTTCGGATTCGAGTAAGAACGGTACGACTCTTTCTAGAACTGTCACTGGTACAAGTTCAGGTACTGCTGAGTTAGATCCAAGAGGGAAACGTCCAATGAAGGATTAGGCTCACTCATGGGGGtttatttattttgttattcttttttttgttttagtAATGTAAGTATGTGATTTGAAGTTTTGAACCGATTAGAATGTAGATATTAGTAGTAAGAATTTAAGATGGTTAGATTAGGTATCACCAAGTTAATGTGAATTCTTATTCTTTTAGTATTTTTAAGATATAAATGAGATGAAATTCATGTAATCTTATTTTGGTCATCTTATTTTTACTCCCAACTTTTAAGTATTGAGAATATATATGAAACACTAATTAATCAATGATGGAAAATGACACTAATTAATAGCAATAGAAGTAACCAAATTCATTAACATATGTCATATGCACATGATATCATGATCCTTTACAAGGCTACTACATTGGTGTAATAAATCTCACTGAATTGCTTGCAAAGTATGGTATGGTCTCCATTTTTTTTTTGGAGGATTCATCAACCATAATTGATCAAATAAATTTGTTGAAATATTTGGATTCAACGTTGACATTTATCCTTTTTAGTTATGTCGAGGTTTTTATTTTTAAAGGCAAGTCTAAAGTTAAATATCTTCAATCCTTTGCTGACAAGACCAAATTCAAATTTAGTGCTTGGAAGACTTATCTTCTTTCTCTTGCTGGAAGAGTTGAACTTGGCAAAAGTGTAATCTATGCATGCTGATTTACTCTTTTCTTATGTATTATTGGTCTATTAACCTCCTCAATTACATTGACAAGGGGATAAGAAAGTTTATATAGGCATGTGATATTAATAGGAGAAAATTTGTCATTCTAGCTTGACATAAGGTTTGTACTCCTACTATTGGAGGATGTTTGAGCATTAGGTTCCTTAGAGACATTATTGAATTAACAACGATTAAACTTGAGTTAAATTCTATCACTATTTGGAGACTAATTCATAATAAATTATCTAGTGATGAAAATTTGTACTCCAGAGCTTGTGTCAATGTTTTTAAATGTTGTTTTTGTGGTACTATTATAAAATCATATTTACATCCTTTTTGTCTGTGTCTTTTTTTCTCAGTAACTTTGTAGTTGGTTGCAGAATATCATTGATATTCCTATTTGAATTAGTTCTATGCATCATACCCTTAACTCTTGTGATAAATCTTGGTATGGCAAATGCAAACTTATCATCCAGAGTGTTATTATTGATAGATTTAAAATTATTTGATTTTGCAGGAATAATTTCATATTTTAAGATAAGAAAATAGATCGGAGATATGTTATGAGTTCTATTATATCTAAGGTATCCCTTAGTGGAAATTATACAAACATTTATGTTGTTCTTGAGATGGTAGAATTTTCTATTATTAAAGTTATTTATGTGGAGATTCATCCTTCAAAGACACTTATAATCAAAGATATCTTGTGGCGCCTTCCTATAATATCTTATATAAAATGCAATTCATATGGAGCAATTCCTGGAAGTTCTTGCATCATAACCCACGGAGGTgtttgttagaacaagatttaATTCTGAATCTATatcttgagttttgatgataacaatgttgtatttatgtgagaacaattttggtactCTAATGGTTTGTTATTATGTAACTTTAACAGTCATATCTGATTCTGAGTTTATGACGTGCAAtgtcatcagtttctgaacattGTGTTCCAAATTCCGCTTATGCTCTAATCGTGAGAAATTATGAAAGATGTCAAGTTGTTGTTCCAATTTTCTTTCTGCTTCTATGTTGATTCACTCTTGGGAATTTTCTGAAGAGACATTATGTTGCTGCTGAAATGTTCTCTCCGCttctgcttctggatgtgactctgatcaTCAAGCTTCTGAACAATGGCAAGCTTCTGAAAttttgttacttagctgaagattctgaagatctcaagacaaacattgaggttatcaaggttctgactgaagattctgaagatactaGAGATATCAAACCAGACTGTTGACGCTATCAAGGTTCTGATTGAAGATTCTAAAACTTCTGAATTCAGTTGTATGTTTATTCATTTCATGTTTCATCAACTATTCATCAGAAGCCAATcaatttgaagataagatcaaaatggctacgtgatcaaatagtacatggtacaaatcaaatattttttCCACTACCTGGTATTGTGGGCaaaggacagtactatacatcacacttgTCATTGAAACTATGGGCGAAGGACTGTACTATGTATCACTCCTTTCACTAATCCAACAGTGGATAAACTCTCTATTGGTATCCCCATTTTTTCCTTCAACGGTCTCTTTGTAATGCTATATAAAGaggacttggagacttgaagaaaaccACTACAACAATTTCATAAGACTGTTTTCTACGTGAAAAAGATCTAGACTTTGTTCATacttttctttaagtgtttgtttttcttttgtgTAAAGTTTAtttgtgtagaagcatcttgtaaacACAAAACTTTGTTTCAAACTTGTTTTCtgtgattccttaaggagactaggatatagtcggatccttgagaagacaaagaaggttattatttgtgattattgtaatcagttgattatagtggattaagtccatgtgtataaggcgaaatcaccttggcggatggattggagtagctttgagtttcaagcgaaccaggataaaaatacttatGTTTTTATCTCTTTATTCTTAGTATTTGtgtggtgttcttgagttggaAAAAATCTTTTGTTTTTTAAAACCTAATTCAATCCCCCTCACCCATTttctttcttgtgtttttcacaccttcaatgTTATCATAGAATATTGAACTAACTTTTTAGGTTGTTATGTTTCCAGTATTGATATTTCATTTTCTCTTCATGTTGAGTTGATGAGATTTATTTTAGTTATTGAATTTCTTTTTACAAAGTTTGACATCATATATGGCTAGAAACTTATTCACAGCTTATTACCTTAACTTTCAAGAAATATCACATTACTCATTAGATTGTTCATAATAGATGGAGGAATTACATGTTTCTCTTATTTCTCAAATGCATTTTAAAGTTACTCACATTCTTAGAGAATGGAGTTAATGTGCTGATAAAATGATCAACATTGATTTATGTATTACTAGATTCACTTGGTGGGATAGCTTGCCTAACTCTATTTGAAATGTTTTCAGTCATAATAGGATATTTACCTTGTAATTATTTTTATTGATTTAATTGTTTATATTTTATTCACTTTCTTATCTCTACACTCTTTTTCCCTTCATCAAGGTTTATTCCATTGGGTTTTCCTTGGTAAGGTTTTCAATGATGCAAATGAGTTTTCATACCTTTGGTTTTGGTCTAGTCCCCCAATATTCTTTTTAATTCTTATCATTTTCATTAACTTATTTATTAGAATGCTTCTTATATGGTCTCTTTGGGGTGCCAAACTAGTTAACATTATTAGATAATATGATTAGATAACATGCCATGTTGAGTGTTATTGCCCATAAACATTTTGAAAGACCAACATTCAACCGAAGGCACCTCGCCTTCTCCATCAGAGTCATGTTCATCCTCTCTACAACACCATTATGTTGTGGTGTCTTTCTCACAAAAAAGTCTCTCGAGTTCATTCTCCTCACAGAAATTCATGAACTTTTTGTTTGTGTATTCAGTTCCATTATCAAACTGCAAATACTTTATTTTTCTCCTTGTCTAGTTCTCAACCTCCACCTTCCATAGTTTGAACTTGGAAAAGACCTTAGATTTGTATTTCATGAAATAAACCCAGACCTTAAGAGAAAAATCATCAGTTAATGTCATAAAGTACTTGGAACTTACGACATGGGGCTCTTTTGTAGGCCCCTAGACATCAGAATGTACATAGTCTAAGATTCCATTGATCTTGTGTTGCCTGGTCTTGAAATGAACTCTACATTGTTTCCCAAGAACACAATACTTGCATAATCCAATTGTGCAACTGCGAACACCCTTCGAAAAAATCCTCTTATATAGTTGCATTATCCCACGTTCACTACAATGAGCCAAGTGCATGTGTCACAGTTTGGTTGCATCATCAGTTTCAACAGATGCTACATCACTCATAATTGTGCCCCCTAACAACTTATAAACGTTTCATGCAATCCTCTTTGTCGTCATCACTATCATTGCACCCTTGCTAACCCTCATGATGTCTCTATCCCCATTTGATCGGAATGAATAACCAATTGCTTGAAGAGAACCCCGAGAAATCAAATACTTCCTTAAATATAGAATATAAAGCACCTCATGTAACATGCGCACGCCACCATCATTCAAAGATTTTTTTAATTTTCCCCTTTTCAATGATGGTACAAGTTTTATCATCACCTAAATAGACAAAACCAAAATCACCTGATTTAAAAGAGTTGAACCATTCCCGATGCAGTATCGTATGGTAGAAGCACCCATAATCGAGATTCCATGCATTAGTGCACTTTGTAGATGAAATACAAAGCAAATCATCTTCATTTCAGGAGCCATCAGATTTAACTAGATTTGTTGAACTATTGTTTTCTGACTTGTTTGAACAATCCCTCTTCCAATGACCAATTTTCTTGCAACCATAAcattatattatttttatttccttGGACTTGAACCTCTTTTTCATTTCAGAACTCACAGCCTTGCCCTTGCCTTTTCCACGATCATGTCCTTCCTTCACAAAAAACCTCCACTTGAGCTTCCTCCACCTTCCTCTACACTTTGGTGACATTATGCATGTTGCAAAAGAGTAGAAGAAATAGAATCCAGCGTGATTATTTCTTTCCTGTATGTGAGAGTGGTCAACAAGTGATCATAAGAGCTTGGTAAAGAGCACATCAAAATAATGACTTTATCCTCATCGTCAACCTTCACACCAAGCCATGTCAAATCAGAGAGGATGTTATTTAAAGTGTTGACATGAGCCTGGAAATCGCCTCCTTCTTACATCTCCAGGCTATAGGGACGCTTCTTCGCGAATAATTTTTCATGACGTCTTAGACATGTACTGATTTTCCAAAATTTTCCATACATCCTTCGGAGTTGTGAGGCCCAGGATATGATTCATCATGTCATCATAAACGCAAAGTCTTATCAAACCTGCAATATTCTCCTTCATCTCGTTCCAATCAATGGTAGTGATATCTGCTGGTTTCTCA from Lathyrus oleraceus cultivar Zhongwan6 chromosome 7, CAAS_Psat_ZW6_1.0, whole genome shotgun sequence encodes the following:
- the LOC127104968 gene encoding cysteine-rich receptor-like protein kinase 43 codes for the protein MSSSHHRRMDKSHTFLHSFLKHFKFGSTADQNDEAEIQRMASREQKIFSYETLVSATKNFDSKLGEGGFGPVYKGKLSDGREIAVKKLSQTSNQGKKEFMNEAKLLARVQHRNVVDLLGYCVHGTEKLLVYEYLPHESLDKFLFKPDKREQLDWKRRFGIITGVAKGLLYLHEDAHQCIIHRDIKASNVLLADKWVPKIADFGMARLFPEDQSQVNTRVAGTNGYMAPEYMMHGRLSVKADVFSYGVLVLELITGQRNSSFNLDVEEHNLFDWAYKMYKKGKCLEIVDTTLVSTAITEQVAMCIQLGLLCIQGDPQLRPTMRRVVVILSRKPPHNHMEEPTRPGIPGSRYRRPPGHSGLSSTIGSTSGGVSYSQSSDSSKNGTTLSRTVTGTSSGTAELDPRGKRPMKD